GCCCGCCTCGCCGATGAACTGCTGGTGGGAGTCGATCCGGCGGTGCCCCTGCGGCCCGATCAACTCGCCGCGGCCTCGGACCGCGTTGCCGCCTTTGCTCCCGGCAGCGTCATCGTGCGCGAGGGGGAACCAGTCGATGACCAGAGCAAGTTCTATCTGATCCGCCGGGGCACTGTGGAAGTCTTCCGGCGGCGCCGGGAGGGGGGCGAAGAGAAAGTGGCCGAATTAGGACCCGGCCAGTGCTTCGGAGAAGTGGCGCTTCTGATGGATCGGCCGCGCAATGCGACCGTGCGTGCCAAGGAAACCGTGGAAACTTATCTGGTGCGCCGGGAGGTCTTCCGCCGATACGAAGCGACCAGCCGGCCTTTCATTGAGCGGATTTTGGCTCGTTTCCGGCCGGACGACGCTTTGGGCTAGCGCCCTACCTTCACCAACGTCTGCCGAAACAGCAGGCTGTCTGCTCCTCCGCCGAATGGTGGCCCGCTCGCTTTCCCATGCGTGCTTTCCGCTTGTCCTGGAGACTCTGGCATGACGACCTGGCAAACCTTCCTCCGTTCTCCGAAAATGGTTGGCGGTTTGGGAGCAGCCGTCTTATTCGCTATCCTGGGCCTCATCTACTGGCTTCTTCCCGCTGAGGTTCCCACCCCCCCTTCCGGTGTCCCTCCCGCAAATCTGCAGCCTGATCCGCCGCCGCCCGATCCGCGCCTCGATCCCGCCGTTGTGTTCCGCAATATCCGCCCGGAGGTCCAGTACGTTGGAGACAAGGCCTGCCAGGACTGCCATGCGGATATCAGCCAAACCTATCAGCAGCATCCGATGGGCCGCTCTGCGACAGATCGGCTGGCGCTTTCCCTTGTCGAGCGTTGGGAGCCGCCGCTGACGTGGACCCACGGTCCTTATCGGCTGAGCATCCGCTCCCAGGCGTCTCAGCGAATGCACAGTGTGCAGCCCGCTGAAGACCTGGACGGCACGGCTCCATACTCGGTCCGGTTGGATGTGGCCATCGGCTCCGGAACCCGTGGGCGGTCCTACCTCACCTTCGAGCACTCCGCCCTCTGGCAGTCCCCGATCAGTTGGTTCAGTCAGGAGCAACGCTGGGACATCTCGCCGGGGTTCGACTTGGGTCAAGGCGGGCGCCGGCCCGTGCATGCGGATTGCCTCTTTTGCCATGTTCACCACGTGGAGCCTATCTCCGGCGCCATCAACCGCTATCGGGAACCGCTTTTGCCCCTCCAGGCTGCCATCGGCTGCGAGCGCTGTCATGGACCGGGGCAACTCCACGTCCAGGAGCGTAGCAGCGGCTTGCCTTGGGAAGGGATCGACACCTCCATCGTCAATCCCCGGCATCTCCCCGCGTCCTTGCAACAGGACATTTGCCGGCAGTGCCACCTGCAAGGACAGGTACGTGTGCCCCGGCGCGGGCGGCAGCCCTGGGAATATCGGCCGGGACTTCCTTGGAACCAATTTGTCACCGTGTGCGTTCGCAATCCGGAATGGTCTCGCGAGCTGCGCTCCGTCGGCCAATTCGAGCAGATGGAATCTAGCCGCTGCTTCCAGGCCAGTCAGGGGAAACTGCTCTGCACCACCTGTCATGATCCCCATGCGGTGCCTTCACCGGACGAACGCGAGCGGTTCTATCGCCAGCGCTGCCTGAACTGCCACGCCCGCCAGAGTTGCTCCGCGCCTTTGGCCGAGCGGCATGCTCAGCGGGATAGTTGCATCACCTGCCATATGCCCCGCCTCAGCAGTGCCAACATTGCTCACACGAGCATTACGGATCATCGCATTCCGCGCCGTCCCCCTCCGGCAGTGCCGGGACGTGCCGAGCCGCCGCCACCTGATTCGCTGCCCATCATTCCCTATCGCCCTCCCAGGCAGCCGCCGGACCCAGAGCAGGAGCGGGACTGGGCCGTAGCCTTGGCACGCCTGAGTGTTCAGTTACCGCCGGGGCTTGCTGCGCGTTCGCTGGCACAAGCCGCTGCCCCCCGTTTGGAAAGCGCGCTTTCCCTCCATTGCGGCGATATCGACGGCTGGATTGCCCTCAGCGAAGCCCGCGGGACCCTCGGCGAGATGTCCCAAGCCTGGCAGGCCGCGGAATATGCCCTGCAACTCCAGGCGGATCATGAACTCGCTCTGCGGCGGCTCGTGGATAGCGCTTTGGCTTTGCGCCGTTGGGATCGTGCGGAAGCAGCGGTGGAACAGCTCCTCAAGCACAATCCCTCCTGCGTGGACTACCATCTCCTGCGGGCGGCCGTGCGCCTGGCCCAGAAACAGTGGGAATTGGCCGAGCGAAACTGCCAGCAAGCTCTAGCGATCCATCCCTGCCATCCCCAAGCGCACTTGTACCTCGCCGTCAGTTACCAGCAGCGCGGTGAAACCGCCGCCGCTCGCCAGCATCTGCAAATTGCCTTGCAACTGTGCACCACAGTCGACCAGCGCCAGCACTTCCGGGAATGGTTCCGTCAGCAGACCCGCCCCGCTCCACCCTAACGCCCTTCCCCTCTGGCGCCATCAGCGCCCCTCCACCGTGAAGCACCTAACGCCGTTCCATCGCGGCACACTCCGCAGCGGCCTTCCGCCACAGGCGGGCCAGGTCCGAGTGTCCCAACTGCTCGTGGACCTCCGCGAGTTTCTGCCGGACGGCACTATCCCAGGGCCGCTTCATCGCTTGCTTGGTCAGTTCCGTCAATTCTTGCAGACGTCGGTGCAGGTCTTCGACGCGCTGGCGAGCGTGAGCGGCGTCCTCTTTGCGGTTCAGACTCTCATAGACTTGGGCCAGCACATACCAAGATTCGGCATCGCTAGGGTCCAATTGCACGGCTCGTTCCAGGCATTCCGCAGCCTGCTCCATTTGGCCGGCATCCCGGTCGAGCCGTCCGCGGCAGCGCCACATCGCCGCTGTCCATTGCTCGCGCGGGATCGCTTCTAGCTCCGCCGCCGCCTCCGTCCACCGTCCCAAGCCGTACCGTCCCTCTGCACGCAACCAAGCCACTTGGGCTGAGTTTGCTGGGGTCTCCTCACTCCCCGCTTGCGTCCAGGCCAAGGCTTCCTCGTACCGCGCCTTTTGCAGGAGCACCTCCGCCAATTCCAGGCGGATGTCCAGCCGCATCGTCCCTTCCACACCGCGCTCCCAAGCGGCGCGATAGGCTTGTTCGGCATCGTCCCAGCGGGACAGGTCCTTGTACATTAGGCCGAGCAAGCGGTAGGGCCGTGGGTCCTTGGGGTCCAATTCCGCCACCCGTTGGAGATGCCGCTCCGCGTGATGCCATTGGCCCCAATCATACGCCAAGGCCGCTAGCCCCCGATGGGCATCGACTTGGTCATCGTCCTGATCTAGCACCCAGCTCAGCACGCGGTAGGCTTCGCGGCGATTGTCCAAAGCGAGCAGACATTTGCCCGCAATCAGCGCTGCTTCGACGCGGAGTCGGCCCTCGGCTCGCACCCCTTCGGCCAGGGCCAAGGCGCCTGCTGCTTCCCCTCGGCTCCACAACCACTCCGCGCGTAACAGGCGGCTGTGGTCCCCATACCCGGCCCGTTCCAATCGTTCCGCCACTTCCTGAACCTTGTCCCACTCTCCGCGCATGAGGGCCGACCGCCCGGTTGCCAGCAAGCGATCCGCCGAGACATGGTAAACACGAAAGTACCAGACCGTTGCCAGGATGAGCAGGAAGGCGATCGCACCCAGCCGCCAGGCCAAACGTTGCCAGCGCCGGGCCGGACCCATTTCGTGCACCCCTCCAACGAACAACCCTGACGAGCAAGACCCGCCAGGGCTGCCGATTACCGCCACTTCCTTCTGCTAAACATTGGGCCGATGGTATTCTGGACGTTACCGGTATTCCAGGCGTTGCTGCTATCGCGCAGACTTTTGCAATTCCAGCTTGATCGGCCCCGAAGACGGAATGGTAACGCGCAGGGGCGTCGTTTCCAAGCGGGCGTAAACCTCCGGCAACTCGGACTGCGCGCTCCCCGATCCTCCAGCTTTCCCCGGCATCGGCGGCATGGGGCCAGCAGCTCCCCCTTTTTTCATGTCCGCAAACTTCTTCATTTGCGACACGTAATCCTTGCTCATCTTCGAGGGGTCCGACTCCTCGGCGGGATTAATCGGAGCTGCCACGGCAGGGGCATACTTCACAACGGTCACCTTGTAGCTGCCGGGCGCTGCTCCTGGCCCCGCTGGACCGCTGAGCGTAAACTTCCCGCTCTCATCCGTCAGGCCGCTGAACACCTTGCTTCCATCTTCGGACGTGAACGTGACCGTGGCGCGGGCCACCGGTTGGCCGTTGAGGGTCACTTCCCCTTCCACGGGTACACGGCGCTCCCCG
This portion of the Thermogemmata fonticola genome encodes:
- a CDS encoding tetratricopeptide repeat protein, translated to MTTWQTFLRSPKMVGGLGAAVLFAILGLIYWLLPAEVPTPPSGVPPANLQPDPPPPDPRLDPAVVFRNIRPEVQYVGDKACQDCHADISQTYQQHPMGRSATDRLALSLVERWEPPLTWTHGPYRLSIRSQASQRMHSVQPAEDLDGTAPYSVRLDVAIGSGTRGRSYLTFEHSALWQSPISWFSQEQRWDISPGFDLGQGGRRPVHADCLFCHVHHVEPISGAINRYREPLLPLQAAIGCERCHGPGQLHVQERSSGLPWEGIDTSIVNPRHLPASLQQDICRQCHLQGQVRVPRRGRQPWEYRPGLPWNQFVTVCVRNPEWSRELRSVGQFEQMESSRCFQASQGKLLCTTCHDPHAVPSPDERERFYRQRCLNCHARQSCSAPLAERHAQRDSCITCHMPRLSSANIAHTSITDHRIPRRPPPAVPGRAEPPPPDSLPIIPYRPPRQPPDPEQERDWAVALARLSVQLPPGLAARSLAQAAAPRLESALSLHCGDIDGWIALSEARGTLGEMSQAWQAAEYALQLQADHELALRRLVDSALALRRWDRAEAAVEQLLKHNPSCVDYHLLRAAVRLAQKQWELAERNCQQALAIHPCHPQAHLYLAVSYQQRGETAAARQHLQIALQLCTTVDQRQHFREWFRQQTRPAPP
- a CDS encoding tetratricopeptide repeat protein codes for the protein MGPARRWQRLAWRLGAIAFLLILATVWYFRVYHVSADRLLATGRSALMRGEWDKVQEVAERLERAGYGDHSRLLRAEWLWSRGEAAGALALAEGVRAEGRLRVEAALIAGKCLLALDNRREAYRVLSWVLDQDDDQVDAHRGLAALAYDWGQWHHAERHLQRVAELDPKDPRPYRLLGLMYKDLSRWDDAEQAYRAAWERGVEGTMRLDIRLELAEVLLQKARYEEALAWTQAGSEETPANSAQVAWLRAEGRYGLGRWTEAAAELEAIPREQWTAAMWRCRGRLDRDAGQMEQAAECLERAVQLDPSDAESWYVLAQVYESLNRKEDAAHARQRVEDLHRRLQELTELTKQAMKRPWDSAVRQKLAEVHEQLGHSDLARLWRKAAAECAAMERR
- a CDS encoding carboxypeptidase-like regulatory domain-containing protein — its product is MKNIIRLGFVLVVGGALSGCGERRVPVEGEVTLNGQPVARATVTFTSEDGSKVFSGLTDESGKFTLSGPAGPGAAPGSYKVTVVKYAPAVAAPINPAEESDPSKMSKDYVSQMKKFADMKKGGAAGPMPPMPGKAGGSGSAQSELPEVYARLETTPLRVTIPSSGPIKLELQKSAR